From the Anguilla rostrata isolate EN2019 chromosome 12, ASM1855537v3, whole genome shotgun sequence genome, the window gaaaataaaactaTTGTATTCAAATAATTGAGGACTCTTCAAACTTTGTGCCGATTGTGTCACGATGACATGAGGTTGTTTCATGTACAACGTCAGACTGTGTAAATCAAGACCACTAGCACATTTAATGCATATGTAATGTTGAAGACGCATATACATTTAAGATACCGAAAGTAGGTTCCCAGGAGGCTTGATTCAGAAGTGCAACGGTGCGAATGTTTCTGGCGGGAGTGGCCGCTTGTGTAAAGACGTTACGTTATGGCCTACAGCACCTGATGTGGATAAATATGAGAGCGGTGATAAGAGAGCGCGTGCGCGCTGAAAGATAGTGGCGGATAAGGGCTCTGCCTGAAGGTCACTCAGACGCTGGCGTTACTGTGGAACATTCTCACCTGAGCGATCGGAGACTAACGGTCATTCTCTCCTGGCGTTAAAGAGAGGAGGATTCGCCGCCGTTTCCTTTTCCTGCTCTCCGGCTGGAGCCGGAATCGCAGTCGGGAGTAACGTGTCAGCTCCGGCGTTCAGCGCGCTGTCGGTCAAACAGGAAACCGTGGTGCTTGTCTGGGAACGGGCTGCTGAAGAGGTCTCACTTCCTAACTGGGCCTTTCTCTGGACACTTTACCTGGCTGTTGGTGCTTCAGGCAGTTGGTCGTCTCTCCAGGTTGTCGGAGCTCCAGGTGTCTGGTTGGAGCTCCAGGTGTCCGGGTGGTGCTCCAGGTGTCTGGTTGGTGCTCCAGGTGTCCGGTTGGTGCTCCAGGTGTCTGGTTGGAGCTCCAGGTGTCTGGTTGGTGCTCCAGGTGTCCGGTTGGTGCTCCAGGTGTCTGGTTGGTGCTCCAGGTGTCTGGTTGGTGCTCCAGGTGTCCGGTTGGTGCTCCAGGTGTTCGGTTGATGCTCCAGGTGTTTGGTTGGTGCTCCAGGTGTTTGGCTGGAGCTCCAGGTGTTCGGTTGATGCTCCAGGTGTTTGGTTGGTGCTCCAGGGGTCTGGTTGGTGCTCCAGGTGTTTGGTTGGTGCTCCAGGGGTCTGGTTGGTGCTGCAGGTGTTTGGTTGGTGCTCCAGGGGTCTGGTTGGTGCTCCAGGTGTTTGGCTGGAGCTCCAGGTGTCCGGTTGGTGCTCCAGGTGTTTGGTTGTAGCTCCAGGTATTTGGTTGGTGCTCCGGGGGTCTGGTTGGTGCTCCAGGTGTTTGGCTGGTGCTCCAGGTGTCCAGTTGGTGCTCCAGGTGTTTGGTTGGAGCTCCAGGTATCTGTTAGTTCTTCAGGGATCTGTTAGTGCTCCAGGTATCTGTTAGTGCTTCAGCTATCTGTTGGTGCTCCAGGTGTTCGGTTGGTGCTCCAGGGGTCTGGTTGGTGCTCCAGGGGTCCGGTCGTCTCTCCAGGTGTCTGGTTGGTGCTCCAGGTGTTTGGTTGGTGCTCCAGGTATCTGTTGGTGCTTTAGGTGTCTGTTAGTGCTCCAGGTGTCTGTTAGTGCTCCAGGTGTCTGTTGGTGCTCCAGGTTTCGCGGGGTGCATCTCTCCAGGTGTAGGACAGTTGGTGCCCGGTGTCTGGTTGGAGCTGCACGTGTACTGTTGCGCTCCTCATGGTGTCCTGGCGCTCGCTGCAGGTGTCCGGTCCTCCAGGTGATTCCGGCCACTTCTCTAGGCGCTTGGCGCTGCGGGGGGTGCTCGGATGTGCCCGGAAGGACCAGCTCGCTCTGCTGGAGGACCAGCGCGTCACGCGGCTGTGCCGGATCGTGTCCCCGAGCCCGCTCATGCTGCAGGCATGAAGGGCCACTACATACTACACGCTCACTCCCTGCACTCCACTGAACCCCTGGACACCGCTGGGGCACCCTACAGTGCCCCGTCTGCCCACCGCGCTGGTGGACTGATCTGCTCGCTACGCCCAACCCCACTGCCTCAGCTGTACAGCCGCATGTGGTGGACCCTAGCTCCCTATCCGCACCTGACCCATCCACAAACCACACCCATGCCTACCCTAACTCAGCAACCACCCTCATCCATACTGTACTGCCACAGCACGCGACCACCGTCACCATCATGCTGTGCCTAGTGCGCCCTATACCATCACCCCAACCACACCCACCAGATCACCCCCATCATCAGCGTGTACAGCCGCATGAAGGTAATGCTACACCCTATACCCTATACCCTATACCCTGCACCCTATACCCTATACCCTACACCCTATACTCTACTCTCCAAACCGTACATCTCACACTCCAGACCACCCCCATCATCAGCGTGTACAGCCGCATGAAGGTACCCCTGCGCCCTACACCCTATACTCTacaccctgcaccctacacTCCACACCAAACACCTCAAACTCTACACCCCACTACCCCCCTCTTTAAAGAACTGCTTTGGGGTTAAGATGAACCGTTGGGTAATGATTGATATTTACCTTCTAAGGGTACAAGCAGCGGTgtcataagggggggggggggtgttaggatgattccaaggatcctgactgacaggggccctcaaaaaatattagagcACAGGATTTTATGGGGTGgtgggcccaatgtgagatctttccgtggggcccaaaatccctggtgacGCCCCTGGGTATGAATTAACCCAAACGTGGGAGGAAGTGTTGTTCTGTTGCGGTTGCATTTATTTGCTCAGTCTGTATATTAAACATGTAGTGTCTGACACATTCCATTTTCCAGAGTGAGTCAGAGTGTGTTTACCTGCTTCAAATAATAACGTGATTTATCAAAGGGCTCTTGAACTGTGGGAAAATGGTTGACTGTGCTGATAAAAAGcttttagagtttttttttttttttgattagcTGCCACAAACACAACTTTGATAAATGTGCACACCAGCATGGCTGCCCTGAGAGTGGATTTTACCACACAATGTAATCTTCAGCAGAACAGAGCTGCGTTTGCAAGGCAGAAACATTCTGAAAACGCTCGACTTAAATGGtgctgtgggggaaaaaaaggcattcaGTAAAGGACATCAGCCTTTCTACCAACACTATGAAGGTGTTTGAGTCTCACACTAGTTGTGGGTGAGGTTCCAAGCATTTGGAAGGCTGTTGGGTGAGCATTACCaagcgttttttttgttttttgttgtcagGAGGACATTTCCTGTCTGATGACTGAGTTGCAGACGCAGAGGAGGAAGCTGGAGGAGCAGATCTGTAAAATGTCTCATAACAAGTCCCGCATTACCGTGAGTTCCCCTCTTTCACAGAGCTACTAAACAGACAAGTCCCGCATTTCTGTGAGTCCCTCTGCGTTTCCCAGTTACAGTTTGCCAAATACTGGCATAAACCGATTGCTCCCAATAATCGGGGTATTGGTGTGCGTATAAATATGGCCGATGTCGGATGGGTAACCGTAGCGACGGCGTCTCCCCGCGGGCAGAACGAGTCGGACGTGCTGAAGTGGGTGATCCGGAAGGAGTTCGGCGAGCTGCGGCGcctcctggaggaggaggaggcgggctTCATGCAGACGGTGGAGAGCTCCGCCTCCGCGCTCGTCGCCTCCATACAGACGCAGGCGGACGACATGGCGCTCGTGCTCGCCAAGTTCCAGGAGGCCGAGGGCACGCTGGAGGGGCTGAGCAACGAGAGTCACCTGGATTTCATCCGGGTAATCATGATCCCTCATcaacaacaactgaaataatactaataatactgattaaaataataataataataataataacactgatTGTATTTATACTCAATCATTAAAACAACAGCACACTTTATTTATGGAACACTTTCCAAATAAAGCACAAAGTAACAATAGGagaaaagggtaaaaaaaaagagtttataaaaatgttataaGGCAgttaaaatagttattttaacattgaaaagtgaaagtgctGCCGGTAAAGAGAACTGCACTTCTTTAATGTGGATCCACTCCTGCTTATTCCAGGAGCTTTAAAATGCAGGAATAGCATGTAGGTTTGTATGAAGGAAGATGAGACCTGGACCCAGAAAATGGGTCCTCCTTTTGTCAGGCTGATTTCAGCCGTTTTGTGAGTGTGCGTTTTGTGTTTCTCTTGCAGAAATATGGATCCATTGCTCCAAGGTAAGGATTCCTGCAAGCAAGGCATCTTCCTTTAGAAACAACAAAACTACAACAAGATGACCTTTCTGTACAACGCAGTCCTTTCTGTACTAAACATTTCCCACAGtgtagaaaaatgaaaaaaaaaaaaacgagcaaTCTATCTTTGTTGCTATAGTCATATATTTCAGGAAATTACAATTATATGTAGAGGCCATTACTTTAGGAACACACAATGATTATTATAGTCACTCTGTGCTgaacacagtttgtgtgtgcacaaagaaaaaaggatgaTTTGCAATGATAAACATTTGAATGATCTAAGAAAGAGATCACGTGATCTACCTGCTCAGGTGATTTACCCGCTCAGGTGATTTACCTGCTTGGTGATTTTCATGCTCAGGTGATTTACCTGCTTGGTGATTTACCTGCTTGGTGATTTACCTGTTCGGGTGATTTTCCTGCTTGGTGATTTACATGCTCAGGTAATTTACCTGCTCGGGTGATTTTCCTGCTTGGTGATTTACATGCTCAGGTGATTTACCTACTTGATGATTTACCTGCTCAGTGTTTTACCTGCTTGGTGATTTACCTGCTCGTCTGCAGGTTCAGAGAGTGccagcagaagcagcagagagaggagcggtCCTACAGCGCCATCACCTTCAAACCCGGGTTCAACCACAGCGACATCAAGCTGTCTGTGTGGAAGAGACTGCACAGGAGAGTCCTGCCTGGTAAAGCTTGTACAGAGACGCAGAAACCTCAGCTTAGTATGTACAAATACAACAGAGCTTTATAATGTAAACCTAAtagagcatgtctgtgtgtgtgtgtgttgtgtatgttatgtgcgtgtgtgtgtgtatatgtgtgtgtgtgtgtgtatgcgtatatgcgtgcgtgcatgtgtgtgtgtgtatgtatatgtgtgcgtgtgcgtgtgcgtgcgcgtgcgtgtgtgtgtgtgtgtgtgtgtgcatgtgtatatgtgtgtgtgtgtgggtgcgtgtgtgtgtgtgtgtgtgtatatgtgtgtgcgtgcgtgtgtgcgtgtgtgtgtgtgtgtatatgtgtgtgtgtgtgtatatgtgtgtgcgtgcgtgtgtgcgtgtgtgcgtgtgtgtgtgtgtgtatatgtgtgtgcgtgcgtgcgtgtgtgcgtgtgtgtgtatatgtgtgtgcgtgtgtgtgtgtgtgtgtgtgtgtatatgtgtgtgcgtgtgtgtgtcgtgcgtgtgtgtgtgtgtgtatgtgtgtgtgtgtgtatatgtgtgtgcgtgcatgtgtgtgtgtgtggtgtgtgtgtgtgtgtatatgtgtgtgcgtgcgtgcgtgtgtgtgtatatgtgtgtgtgtgtgcgtgtatatgtgtgtgcgtgtgcgtgtgcgcgtgcgtgcgtgcgtgcatgtgtacttgcatatgtacgtgtgtgtgtgtatgtgtatgtgtgtgcgtgtgtgtgtgtgtgtgtgtgtgtgtatatgtgtgtgtgtgtgtgtgtgtagctccGGAGCAGCTGAAGCTGGACCCCCTGACGGCGCACCCCCTGCTGCGGCTCAGCCGCGGCGACACGGCGGTGGAGTGCGGCGTGCTGCCCCACCGTCTCCATAACAACCCCGAGCGCTTCAGCTACAGCTACTGCGTGCTGGCCAGCCGCGGCTTCTCCGCCGGCAAGCACCTCTgggaggtgggcgtggccggcaAGCGCAAGTGGCGTCTGGGCGTCGTCAAGGGCACCGTCAGCCGCAAGGCCAAGCTACCCAAGAGCCCGGAGGCGGGGGTGTGGCTCATCGGCCtgaaggagggggggctgtACGAGGCCTTCGCCTCCCCCCGCGTCACCCTGCCGCTCTCCGCCCCGCCCGCCACCATCGCCGTGTTCCTGGACTACGAGCGGGGCGAGCTGAGCTTCTTCGCCGCGGACAGCCCGCAGGAGCTGGGCCTGCTCTATCGCTTCCGCTGCGACTTCCAGGGCAAGCTGTACCCGCTGTTCGACGTGTGCTGGCACGAGCGGGGCGCCAACAAGCAGCCCATAacgctgcccccgcccccctgcccccaaatAAGCCCTCTgcccccgcctcccgcccccaAATAAGCcctctgcccccgccccctgcccccaaatAAGCCCTCTGCCCCCGCCCTCTGCCCCCAAATAAGCCCTCTGCCCCCAAATAAGCCCTCTGcctccacccccctgcccccacataagccctctgcccccacccctctgccccaAATAagccctctgcccccaccccctgcccccaaataagccctctgcccccaccctctgctCCCAAATaagccctctgcccccccccctgccccaaataagccctctgcccccaccctctgccccCAAATAAGCCCTCTGCCCCCAAATAagccctctgcccccaccccctgcccccaaataagccctctgcccccaccctctgccccCAAATAacgctcccccgcccccgcccgcaaGTAACCCCGCCCCAGACCCCCGCCTCCAAATAAAGCACCTGCCCCACGCCTTTCAGACTTTCACAGAGACCTGTGCACACCTGTCCTTTTGTGCAGATGATGGAAAAGAAGAGAATAATATCAGAATAAGCGAAGAACACCAGTGCTGTGgttactcaccagcagggggcactgttaCACACCAAATATATTAGCGTAATGCAATCTCTGAGCAGACCTTTCAGCTATTGGGCAAAGTTGGTCATGTGACTACAGCTGTATTTAATGCATAGAAGGTGGCACCTCAGTAGTGAAGGGAGCATTGCTGTTCTATCTGCGGTTTCTGCTACAGAGTAAATTTAATAAATCTCTTTTAATAGCATGTACTACCCCTACATGgccctggtgtgtgtatgtgcatgtgtgattaaGCTTGCTTTATATTGTAAGCAGTTTTCTGCTGAGGAAATATGTTCTGGTGATGCGTCGCATTGTTGGGTTGGAGTGCGTCGCATTGTTGGGTTGGAGTGCGTCGCACTGTTGGGTTGGAATGTGTTGCATTGTTGGGTTGGAGTGCGTCGCACTGTTGGGTTGGAGTGCGTCGCATTGTTGGGTTTGAGTGCCTCAGACTGTTGGGTTGGAATGCAGCAGAACCAGACCACTGATGACAGATGACTACTGTCATAGTCTAATTACCTTACCACAATCTTTAAATTTTTCATTCCTGTAAACAAACCGTAAATATATTACagatatttttcaataaaatgaatgccGTTTGCCAGTGTGTTTAGGCTAAACTGGAAAAATTCTACTGACAATTGCTGACAAATTTCCAAAGATTCAACAATGAAGATTGAGAGTAACTGCCTGCCACCTCATTTGGTGATCTGCTATCATGAGGCCGTTCTGTGTGAGCTAAATCCACATGCCCAGAAGAACGCGAGCGTGTTCAATACTGCTGACCAAAATGGCGGTGTCTCCTGTACCTGGAACTTTAGACAGGGAGGCACTGCTGCATGCGTGACTGTAGAAACAGAGGAATCCAAGTGACGTAT encodes:
- the LOC135235746 gene encoding E3 ubiquitin-protein ligase TRIM50-like, which codes for MVSWRSLQVSGPPGDSGHFSRRLALRGVLGCARKDQLALLEDQRVTRLCRIVSPSPLMLQCALYHHPNHTHQITPIISVYSRMKEDISCLMTELQTQRRKLEEQICKMSHNKSRITNESDVLKWVIRKEFGELRRLLEEEEAGFMQTVESSASALVASIQTQADDMALVLAKFQEAEGTLEGLSNESHLDFIRKYGSIAPRFRECQQKQQREERSYSAITFKPGFNHSDIKLSVWKRLHRRVLPAPEQLKLDPLTAHPLLRLSRGDTAVECGVLPHRLHNNPERFSYSYCVLASRGFSAGKHLWEVGVAGKRKWRLGVVKGTVSRKAKLPKSPEAGVWLIGLKEGGLYEAFASPRVTLPLSAPPATIAVFLDYERGELSFFAADSPQELGLLYRFRCDFQGKLYPLFDVCWHERGANKQPITLPPPPCPQISPLPPPPAPK